The following are from one region of the Quercus robur chromosome 1, dhQueRobu3.1, whole genome shotgun sequence genome:
- the LOC126713394 gene encoding SNF1-related protein kinase catalytic subunit alpha KIN10-like yields the protein MDSSIEQGGNCPNVFKQKYKVGDLIGCGGFSTVRIATDIQTTCEVAVKILVRETIKKKKMEERVKREIEILRLLRHPHIIRLYEVIDTPKKIYLVMEYAKLGDLAVYMESIGKLQEEEARKIFQQIISGVEYCHENKVVHRDLKPENLLLDSERNVKIADFGICNIMCDGQFTTRCGSPDYFAPEVISGGFYEGPPVDVWGCGVLLYFLLCGTRPFVADNNRSVFKKITDGIYTLPSHLSPEVKDLISRMLERNPFERIEIPKIREHPWFQAHLPRYLTLPPPNTFQQVKKSRAHRSDIMTRVVVELKKLNVRRKNNRSEEEREHEVKVDSGCPWSL from the exons ATGGATAGCTCAATTGAACAAGGTGGCAATTGTCCAAATGTGTTTAAACAAAAGTATAAGGTTGGAGACTTAATTGGCTGTGGTGGCTTTAGTACGGTGAGAATTGCAACAGATATCCAGACTACATGTGAGGTTGCTGTAAAGATCCTTGTTCGTGagacaataaagaaaaagaaaatggaagaaagaG TGAAAAGAGAAATCGAAATATTGAGATTGTTAAGGCATCCTCATATAATTAGACTTTATGAGGTTATAGACACCCCAAAAAAGATCTATCTTGTGATGGAGTATGCCAAGTTGGGAGATCTTGCTGTTTACATGGAATCAATTGGGAAATTGCAAGAGGAAGAAGCTCGTAAAATTTTTCAGCAG ATAATCTCTGGTGTAGAGTATTGTCATGAGAATAAGGTGGTTCATAGAGACCTTAAACCTGAGAATTTGCTTTTGGATTCCGAACGGAATGTGAAGATTGCTGATTTTGGTATCTGCAATATAATGTGTGATGGTCAGTTTACGACACGTTGTGGAAGTCCAGACTATTTTGCCCCTGAG gTAATTTCGGGAGGATTCTATGAGGGGCCTCCAGTAGATGTTTGGGGTTGTGGTGTCCTCCTATATTTTCTACTATGTGGCACCCGTCCATTTGTTGCGGACAACAATCGTAGCGTTTTTAAGAAGATAACG GATGGGATATACACTCTTCCAAGTCATTTATCACCTGAAGTGAAAGACTTGATATCAAGGATGCTTGAAAGGAACCCATTCGAGAGGATAGAAATTCCTAAGATTCGCGAGCACCCGTGGTTTCAGGCACATCTTCCGCGGTATTTAACTTTGCCCCCACCCAATACCTTTCAACAAGTAAAAAAG TCTCGAGCTCATCGAAGTGATATAATGACACGAGTGGTTGTAGAACTGAAAAAACTAAATGTGCGTCGGAAGAACAACAGGTCGGAAGAAGAACGGGAGCATGAAGTGAAGGTGGATTCTGGGTGTCCCTGGTCCTTATGA
- the LOC126713404 gene encoding SNF1-related protein kinase catalytic subunit alpha KIN10-like, whose amino-acid sequence MEGSIIGEKYKLGKIIGSGAFSKVRIATDIHTTCEVAVKILVHETMKIKKMEERVYREIEILRLLSHPHIIRLYEVIDTPKEIYFVMEYAKKGDLLEYISKMGKLQEEEARKIFQQIISGVEYCHENKVVHRDLKPDNLLLDSERNVKITDFGLGNIMSDGQGFNTRCGSLNYVAPEVLSEGFYKGPHVDVWSCGIILYILLCGKFPAFDNAGISTFPGHLSPTARDLISKMLTVNPMERIEIPMIRKHQWFQAHLP is encoded by the exons ATGGAGGGCTCAATTATTGGAGAAAAATATAAGCTTGGAAAAATAATTGGCAGTGGTGCCTTTAGTAAGGTGAGAATTGCAACAGATATCCATACTACATGTGAGGTTGCTGTAAAGATCCTTGTCCATGAGACGATGAAGAtaaagaaaatggaagaaagaG TGTATAGAGAAATCGAAATATTGAGATTGTTGAGCCATCCTCATATAATTAGACTTTATGAGGTTATAGACACCCCAAAAGAGATCTATTTTGTGATGGAGTATGCAAAGAAAGGAGATTTACTTGAATACATTTCGAAGATGGGAAAATTGCAGGAGGAAGAAGCTCGTAAAATTTTTCAGCAA ATAATCTCTGGTGTGGAGTATTGTCATGAGAATAAGGTGGTTCATAGAGACCTTAAGCCTGATAATTTGCTTTTGGATTCTGAACGAAATGTGAAGATTACTGATTTTGGTTTGGGCAATATAATGTCTGATGGTCAAGGGTTTAATACAAGATGTGGAAGTCTGAACTATGTTGCCCCAGAG GTACTTTCAGAAGGATTCTATAAGGGGCCCCACGTAGATGTTTGGAGTTGCGGCATCATCCTATACATTCTACTATGTGGCAAATTTCCAGCATTCGATAAT GCTGGGATATCCACTTTTCCAGGTCATTTATCACCTACAGCGAGAGACTTGATATCAAAGATGCTTACGGTGAACCCAATGGAGCGTATAGAAATTCCCATGATTCGCAAGCACCAGTGGTTTCAGGCACATCTTCCATGA